The Kitasatospora setae KM-6054 genome contains a region encoding:
- the mscL gene encoding large conductance mechanosensitive channel protein MscL — translation MLKGFRDFMMRGNVIDMAVGVVIGAAFTGVVTGFVSAFLTPVLGVVVGAAGDFSAYKFHAAGVIFPYGQFLNVLIAFVLTAAVLYFCVVLPVSKATARYLPKKPATPKRPCPECLTEIPEAARRCSACTAVVEPLVPVQIAAKR, via the coding sequence GTGCTCAAGGGCTTCCGCGACTTCATGATGCGCGGCAACGTCATCGACATGGCCGTCGGTGTGGTCATCGGTGCCGCGTTCACCGGCGTGGTCACCGGCTTCGTCAGCGCCTTCCTGACCCCGGTGCTCGGCGTGGTGGTCGGCGCGGCCGGCGACTTCAGCGCCTACAAGTTCCACGCCGCGGGCGTCATCTTCCCGTACGGCCAGTTCCTGAACGTGCTGATCGCGTTCGTGCTGACCGCCGCGGTGCTGTACTTCTGCGTGGTGCTGCCGGTCTCCAAGGCCACCGCGCGGTACCTGCCGAAGAAGCCGGCCACGCCGAAGCGCCCCTGCCCCGAGTGCCTGACCGAGATCCCGGAGGCGGCCCGCCGCTGCTCGGCGTGCACCGCCGTGGTGGAGCCGCTGGTGCCGGTCCAGATCGCCGCGAAGCGCTGA
- the map gene encoding type I methionyl aminopeptidase, giving the protein MVEIKTPEQIAKMRAAGLVVAEALKAAREAVAPGVTTGELNDVADAVIAKHGATSNFRADHGGLWFPGVICASVNEEVVHGIPGERVLKAGDLISIDCGAILDGWHGDAAITVAVGETAAENVMLSRVTEGSMWAGIAQMKKGNRLVDVSRAIEGFIRRQPLPPKGKWGITEGYGGHGIGTAMHMEPHVLNYVAGRGKGMKLVPGTVLAIEPMVSLGTPHTEVLADDWTVVTTDGTWASHWEHSVAITEQGPLVLTAFDGGRAELAKLGVTAAPDPLG; this is encoded by the coding sequence ATGGTGGAGATCAAGACCCCCGAGCAGATCGCGAAGATGCGGGCGGCCGGGCTGGTCGTCGCCGAGGCGCTGAAGGCCGCCCGCGAGGCGGTCGCCCCGGGGGTGACCACCGGGGAGCTGAACGACGTCGCCGACGCGGTCATCGCCAAGCACGGCGCCACCTCGAACTTCCGCGCCGACCACGGCGGCCTGTGGTTCCCGGGCGTGATCTGCGCCTCGGTGAACGAGGAGGTCGTGCACGGCATCCCCGGCGAGCGGGTGCTGAAGGCCGGCGACCTGATCTCGATCGACTGCGGCGCGATCCTGGACGGCTGGCACGGCGACGCGGCGATCACCGTGGCGGTCGGCGAGACCGCCGCCGAGAACGTGATGCTGTCGCGGGTCACCGAGGGCTCGATGTGGGCCGGCATCGCCCAGATGAAGAAGGGCAACCGGCTGGTCGACGTCTCCCGGGCGATCGAGGGCTTCATCCGGCGCCAGCCGCTGCCCCCGAAGGGCAAGTGGGGCATCACCGAGGGCTACGGCGGCCACGGCATCGGCACCGCGATGCACATGGAGCCGCACGTGCTGAACTACGTGGCGGGCCGCGGCAAGGGCATGAAGCTCGTCCCCGGCACCGTGCTGGCGATCGAGCCGATGGTCTCGCTCGGCACCCCGCACACCGAGGTGCTGGCCGACGACTGGACGGTCGTCACCACCGACGGCACCTGGGCCTCGCACTGGGAGCACTCGGTCGCGATCACCGAGCAGGGCCCGCTGGTGCTGACCGCCTTCGACGGCGGCCGGGCCGAGCTGGCCAAGCTGGGCGTCACCGCGGCGCCGGACCCGCTGGGCTGA
- a CDS encoding adenylate kinase, which yields MRIVLVGPPGAGKGTQAHVLAKTLSIPHISTGDLFRANISQGTPLGVEAKSYMDAGRLVPDEVTIGMAKDRMLQPDAANGFLLDGFPRNLGQAEALDAILAENGIALDGVLDLEVPEDEVVKRIAGRRLCRNDGAHVFHVVYNPPKTEGVCDECGGELYQRSDDTEEAVRVRLEEYHSKTEPIIGYYQQQGLLVTISALGKVDEVTERAVAALEKNKNA from the coding sequence ATGCGAATCGTCCTCGTCGGACCCCCCGGGGCCGGGAAGGGTACTCAGGCGCACGTTCTGGCCAAGACCCTGTCCATTCCCCACATCTCCACCGGTGACCTGTTCCGCGCCAACATCAGCCAGGGCACCCCGCTGGGTGTCGAGGCGAAGTCCTACATGGACGCCGGGCGCCTGGTGCCCGACGAGGTCACCATCGGGATGGCCAAGGACCGCATGCTCCAGCCGGACGCCGCCAACGGCTTCCTGCTGGACGGCTTCCCGCGCAACCTGGGCCAGGCCGAGGCGCTCGACGCCATCCTGGCCGAGAACGGCATCGCGCTGGACGGCGTGCTGGACCTGGAAGTCCCCGAGGACGAGGTCGTCAAGCGGATCGCCGGCCGCCGGCTGTGCCGCAACGACGGCGCCCACGTGTTCCACGTGGTGTACAACCCGCCGAAGACCGAGGGCGTCTGCGACGAGTGCGGCGGCGAGCTGTACCAGCGCTCGGACGACACCGAGGAGGCCGTGCGGGTCCGGTTGGAGGAGTACCACTCCAAGACCGAGCCGATCATCGGCTACTACCAGCAGCAGGGCCTGCTGGTCACCATCTCCGCCCTCGGCAAGGTGGACGAGGTGACCGAGCGCGCGGTCGCCGCCCTGGAGAAGAACAAGAACGCCTGA
- the secY gene encoding preprotein translocase subunit SecY — protein MLSAFARAFQTPDLRKKLLFTLGIMVLFRLGAHVPMPGINFQAVHACVNGQKEGLFGLVNLFSGNALLQLTIFALGIMPYITASIILQLLTVVIPRLEALKKEGQSGQAKITQYTRYLTIALAVLQGTGILATASSGALFSGCPEGGNIVPDQSIFRIATMVIIMTAGTTVIMWLGELITDRGIGNGMSILIFTSIAAGFPGSMWAIKESGKLLDGWGEFASVIAVGIIVVCLVIFVEQAQRRIPVQYAKRMVGRRSFGGTSTYIPLKVNQAGVIPVIFASSLLYIPALVVQLTNSQADWAIWIKNHFVKGDHPVYMATYFVLIVFFAFFYVAISFNPEEVADNMKKYGGFIPGIRAGRPTAEYLNYVLTRITWPGSLYLGLIALIPMVALVAFGQQTNFPFGGTSVLIVVGVGLETVKQIESQLQQRNYEGFLR, from the coding sequence GTGCTCAGTGCGTTCGCGCGGGCGTTCCAGACGCCCGACCTGCGCAAGAAGCTGCTGTTCACGCTGGGCATCATGGTGCTGTTCCGGCTGGGCGCCCACGTTCCCATGCCCGGGATCAACTTCCAGGCCGTTCACGCGTGCGTCAACGGCCAGAAGGAAGGACTCTTCGGGCTGGTCAACCTGTTCAGCGGCAACGCGCTGCTGCAGCTGACGATCTTCGCGCTCGGCATCATGCCGTACATCACGGCCAGCATCATCCTGCAGCTCCTTACCGTGGTCATCCCGCGGCTCGAGGCCCTGAAGAAGGAGGGGCAGTCCGGTCAGGCGAAGATCACGCAGTACACCCGCTACCTGACCATCGCCCTCGCCGTTCTGCAGGGAACCGGCATCCTGGCGACCGCTTCCAGCGGCGCCCTGTTCTCGGGCTGCCCCGAGGGCGGCAACATCGTGCCCGACCAGTCGATCTTCCGGATCGCCACCATGGTCATCATCATGACCGCGGGCACCACCGTGATCATGTGGCTCGGTGAGCTCATCACCGACCGCGGCATCGGCAACGGCATGTCCATCCTGATCTTCACCTCCATCGCGGCCGGCTTCCCCGGCTCGATGTGGGCGATCAAGGAGTCCGGCAAGCTGCTCGACGGCTGGGGCGAGTTCGCCTCCGTCATCGCGGTCGGCATCATCGTGGTCTGCCTGGTCATCTTCGTCGAGCAGGCCCAGCGCCGGATCCCGGTGCAGTACGCGAAGCGGATGGTCGGCCGGCGCTCCTTCGGCGGCACCTCGACCTACATCCCGCTGAAGGTCAACCAGGCCGGTGTCATCCCGGTCATCTTCGCCTCGTCGCTGCTGTACATCCCCGCGCTGGTGGTCCAGTTGACCAACTCGCAGGCGGACTGGGCGATCTGGATCAAGAACCACTTCGTCAAGGGCGACCACCCGGTCTACATGGCGACGTACTTCGTGCTGATCGTCTTCTTCGCCTTCTTCTACGTCGCGATCTCCTTCAACCCCGAAGAAGTCGCCGACAACATGAAGAAGTATGGTGGGTTCATCCCGGGCATCCGGGCCGGCCGGCCGACGGCCGAGTACCTGAACTACGTGCTCACCCGCATCACGTGGCCGGGTTCCCTCTACCTGGGCCTCATCGCGTTGATCCCGATGGTCGCCCTGGTCGCCTTCGGACAGCAGACCAACTTCCCGTTCGGCGGCACCTCCGTGCTCATCGTCGTCGGCGTCGGACTCGAAACTGTGAAGCAGATCGAGAGCCAACTCCAGCAGCGCAATTACGAAGGGTTCCTCCGCTGA
- a CDS encoding PIG-L family deacetylase, producing MNEPRNAERTPLRGRLRRILAPRPAADAAAPAAPTAAPASAAAPAGERRRPDPGSVLQVVAHPDDDLYFVNPDTARSIAAGAELLTVVLTAAEGDGRNLDTGYWARDKAPQDHARYSAARHNGLRRAYARMAAGSADAPWHREAVRLPGGLTVEVDTLLAAQHVRLCFVQTAHQVTDDRRTPRGLRQLWLGEVERARTLPVAGSPVREAQEFDREQLIEALAGLMEDAAPTVVRTLDPDPEHDGGKSEYAYSDHHEHTVTAEFTLAAVRRHAERTGAAPAVDHYRGYANRYWAFNLSRAVAADKADLLHTYAGADGVPDPDGDLGDLQLGTNPYRSTHLLSTAHRYAPGTGRLLRRADGTLLVWAVLAGRAEVWEQHPDGEGWSGPRRLDGDWLAPVLAAAAGPDGSAHLVGLRRRGLPAGPEVDLVHACSPAPGEPFGPWTPLGNPDADRPDPRTRREPGVPAAAVDGRGALHVFVRDYAQGLSHRTAGAGGWESLGGDFLQDSPVALTTASGRVEVYAPGKQTVRRWYQKRPGAGFTRDFSLTTMHPASGGITAVEGEPDRITLYLRQPGTAQVMAYRQHPRGGGWPERPAGLGGRGGTGPVAALPVPGRGAGDVLLAHRDDTGGLSVSLPPGEGRPGRPAPVWSRLGGELLQAPSAAVDRHGRRVLAVLGPDARIHLARQRDAAPDAPFGPWRTL from the coding sequence ATGAACGAGCCGCGGAACGCCGAGCGGACCCCCTTGCGCGGACGGCTGCGCCGGATCCTCGCCCCCCGCCCGGCCGCCGACGCCGCCGCCCCGGCGGCCCCCACCGCCGCCCCGGCCTCCGCCGCCGCCCCGGCCGGCGAGCGCCGCCGGCCCGACCCGGGCTCGGTGCTCCAGGTCGTCGCGCACCCCGACGACGACCTGTACTTCGTCAACCCGGACACCGCCCGCTCGATCGCCGCCGGGGCCGAACTGCTCACCGTGGTGCTGACCGCCGCCGAGGGCGACGGCCGCAACCTCGACACCGGCTACTGGGCGCGCGACAAGGCCCCGCAGGACCACGCCCGGTACAGCGCGGCCCGGCACAACGGCCTGCGCCGGGCCTACGCGCGGATGGCGGCCGGGTCGGCGGACGCGCCCTGGCACCGGGAGGCGGTGCGGCTCCCCGGCGGCCTGACCGTCGAGGTCGACACCCTGCTGGCCGCCCAGCACGTGCGGCTGTGCTTCGTGCAGACCGCCCACCAGGTCACCGACGACCGGCGCACCCCCCGCGGCCTGCGCCAGCTCTGGCTCGGCGAGGTGGAGCGGGCCCGCACCCTGCCGGTGGCCGGCTCCCCGGTGCGGGAGGCCCAGGAGTTCGACCGCGAGCAGCTGATCGAGGCCCTGGCCGGGCTGATGGAGGACGCCGCGCCCACCGTGGTGCGCACCCTCGACCCGGACCCGGAGCACGACGGCGGCAAGTCCGAGTACGCCTACTCCGACCACCACGAGCACACCGTCACCGCCGAGTTCACCCTCGCCGCCGTCCGCCGCCACGCCGAGCGCACCGGCGCCGCCCCGGCCGTCGACCACTACCGCGGCTACGCCAACCGCTACTGGGCGTTCAACCTGAGCCGGGCCGTCGCCGCCGACAAGGCCGACCTGCTGCACACCTACGCCGGCGCCGACGGCGTCCCCGACCCCGACGGCGACCTCGGCGACCTCCAGCTCGGCACCAACCCGTACCGCTCCACCCACCTGCTCTCCACCGCGCACCGCTACGCCCCCGGCACCGGCCGGCTGCTGCGCCGCGCCGACGGCACCCTGCTGGTCTGGGCGGTGCTGGCCGGCCGGGCCGAGGTGTGGGAGCAGCACCCGGACGGCGAGGGCTGGTCCGGCCCCCGGCGGCTGGACGGCGACTGGCTGGCCCCGGTGCTGGCCGCCGCGGCCGGCCCGGACGGCTCCGCCCACCTGGTCGGGCTGCGCCGCCGCGGGCTGCCGGCCGGCCCGGAGGTCGACCTGGTGCACGCCTGCTCGCCGGCCCCCGGCGAGCCCTTCGGGCCGTGGACCCCGCTCGGCAACCCGGACGCCGACCGCCCCGACCCCCGCACCCGCCGCGAACCCGGGGTGCCCGCCGCCGCGGTGGACGGCCGCGGCGCGCTGCACGTCTTCGTCCGCGACTACGCGCAGGGCCTCTCGCACCGGACGGCCGGCGCGGGCGGCTGGGAGTCGCTCGGCGGCGACTTCCTGCAGGACTCCCCGGTGGCGCTGACCACCGCCAGCGGCCGGGTCGAGGTGTACGCCCCGGGCAAGCAGACGGTGCGCCGCTGGTACCAGAAGCGGCCGGGCGCCGGGTTCACCCGGGACTTCTCGCTCACCACCATGCACCCGGCCAGCGGCGGGATCACCGCCGTCGAGGGCGAGCCCGACCGGATCACCCTCTACCTGCGGCAGCCGGGCACCGCGCAGGTGATGGCCTACCGGCAGCACCCGCGCGGGGGCGGCTGGCCGGAGCGGCCGGCCGGGCTGGGCGGCCGCGGCGGCACCGGCCCGGTCGCCGCGCTCCCGGTGCCGGGCCGCGGCGCGGGCGACGTGCTGCTGGCGCACCGCGACGACACCGGCGGCCTGTCGGTGTCGCTGCCGCCGGGGGAGGGGCGGCCGGGCCGGCCGGCCCCGGTGTGGTCCCGGCTCGGCGGCGAGCTGCTGCAGGCGCCGTCCGCGGCGGTCGACCGGCACGGCCGCCGGGTGCTCGCGGTGCTCGGCCCGGACGCCCGGATCCACCTGGCGCGGCAGCGGGACGCGGCCCCGGACGCCCCGTTCGGGCCCTGGCGGACGCTCTGA
- a CDS encoding PIG-L family deacetylase → MDFLRLTTTRRKLLTASIVGLGSVGALEWAGWALTHRDERPGPSAVPAPVRETGPFQDASRLSFLQIVAHPDDDLYFVNPGLQQAIARGCRLATVVVTAAEGDGVNVDTDDPGRSAVPADYAKYSAARHNGHRAAYARMATGSADAAWTLEAVALGGGLTAEHCTLAERPGLHLYFLNIRKQEQPYRGVLELWSGAVAAMDTLPVPGSPVKDVQSVGREQVVEALVDLLGRHRPHVVRTLDPDPEHDPGLPGIESSDHRDHTAVSQFALRAVARHRDATGDAPAVDHYRGYANRFWPYDLSGPDVAGKAESVLTYAGADGRPCPGHDCGDYQLGPDPLRSTHIYSTKLRHEPTTDWLVRDADGRLAAFAVLAGRVVGWRERTAGRGDWTGGEPVDQGRGEGWMLPVVSALCGPDGRLHLVGLRRTEDGSGGGATLDVVHAVRERGAESFGPWESVGNPDAGRRQEQRELGVPAAAVDGEGRLHVLVRDFSQGLSLRVRGADGGWGEWAPLGGTAVQDGPSAYTGRDGLVRVFVPDKHSTRSWTQQSPGGPFGRNTAVPTGLVASGRVTALEDGQGSPLLVYREAKTAAVRVQRRSGPTGPWPQESEDVGGADGIGPVAAVWVGHDATDALLARLGTDLSPYALVRNAAGVRVPWARPTDLAVLRSAALVTGPGGGPVAAVLGADGHPRVAGYDAAAGAFGEWRAL, encoded by the coding sequence ATGGATTTTCTCCGCCTCACCACCACCCGCCGCAAGCTCCTCACGGCCTCGATCGTCGGCCTCGGGTCGGTGGGCGCGCTGGAGTGGGCGGGCTGGGCACTGACCCACCGCGACGAGCGGCCCGGGCCGTCGGCGGTTCCGGCCCCGGTCCGGGAGACCGGGCCGTTCCAGGACGCGTCCCGGCTGTCCTTCCTGCAGATAGTGGCGCACCCGGACGACGACCTGTACTTCGTCAACCCCGGCCTGCAGCAGGCGATCGCCCGCGGCTGCCGGCTGGCGACCGTGGTGGTGACCGCCGCCGAGGGCGACGGCGTCAACGTCGACACGGACGACCCGGGCCGGTCCGCGGTTCCCGCCGACTACGCGAAGTACAGCGCGGCCCGGCACAACGGGCACCGGGCGGCGTACGCCCGGATGGCGACCGGTTCGGCGGACGCGGCCTGGACGCTGGAGGCGGTCGCGCTGGGCGGCGGGCTGACCGCCGAGCACTGCACCCTGGCCGAACGGCCCGGGCTGCACCTCTACTTCCTGAACATCCGCAAGCAGGAGCAACCCTACCGAGGCGTGCTGGAGCTGTGGTCGGGCGCGGTGGCGGCGATGGACACCCTGCCGGTGCCGGGTTCGCCGGTGAAGGACGTCCAGTCGGTCGGCCGCGAGCAGGTCGTCGAGGCCCTCGTCGACCTGCTCGGCCGGCACCGCCCGCACGTGGTGCGCACCCTCGACCCGGACCCGGAGCACGACCCGGGGCTGCCCGGCATCGAGTCCTCGGACCACCGGGACCACACCGCGGTCTCCCAGTTCGCGCTGCGCGCGGTCGCCCGCCACCGGGACGCCACCGGCGACGCGCCCGCCGTCGACCACTACCGCGGCTACGCGAACCGGTTCTGGCCCTACGACCTGTCCGGCCCGGACGTGGCCGGCAAGGCCGAGTCGGTGCTGACCTACGCGGGCGCCGACGGCCGGCCCTGCCCCGGACACGACTGCGGCGACTACCAGTTGGGCCCGGACCCGCTGCGCTCGACCCACATCTACAGCACCAAGCTGCGGCACGAGCCGACCACCGACTGGCTGGTCCGGGACGCCGACGGGCGGCTGGCGGCGTTCGCGGTGCTGGCCGGCCGGGTGGTGGGCTGGCGGGAGCGGACCGCCGGGCGCGGGGACTGGACCGGCGGCGAGCCGGTCGACCAGGGGCGCGGCGAGGGCTGGATGCTGCCCGTGGTCAGCGCGCTGTGCGGCCCGGACGGGCGGCTGCACCTGGTCGGGCTGCGGCGCACCGAGGACGGCAGCGGCGGCGGCGCGACCCTGGACGTGGTGCACGCCGTCCGGGAGCGCGGCGCCGAGTCGTTCGGGCCGTGGGAGTCGGTCGGCAACCCGGACGCCGGCAGGCGGCAGGAGCAGCGCGAACTCGGCGTGCCCGCGGCCGCGGTGGACGGCGAGGGGCGGCTGCACGTGCTGGTGCGCGACTTCTCGCAGGGCCTGAGCCTGCGGGTGCGCGGCGCGGACGGCGGCTGGGGCGAGTGGGCCCCGCTCGGCGGCACCGCGGTGCAGGACGGGCCGTCCGCGTACACCGGGCGGGACGGGCTGGTCCGGGTCTTCGTGCCGGACAAGCACTCCACCCGGTCCTGGACCCAGCAGTCGCCCGGCGGCCCGTTCGGCCGGAACACCGCGGTGCCGACCGGGCTGGTCGCCAGCGGGCGGGTGACCGCGCTGGAGGACGGGCAGGGCAGCCCGCTGCTGGTGTACCGGGAGGCGAAGACCGCCGCGGTCCGGGTGCAGCGCCGCTCCGGGCCGACCGGTCCGTGGCCGCAGGAGTCGGAGGACGTCGGCGGCGCGGACGGGATCGGCCCGGTCGCGGCGGTCTGGGTCGGCCACGACGCCACCGACGCGCTGCTGGCCCGGCTCGGCACCGACCTGTCGCCGTACGCGCTGGTCCGGAACGCGGCCGGGGTGCGGGTGCCCTGGGCGCGCCCGACCGACCTGGCGGTGCTGCGCTCGGCCGCGCTGGTGACGGGGCCGGGGGGCGGGCCGGTGGCGGCGGTGCTGGGCGCGGACGGCCACCCGCGGGTGGCCGGCTACGACGCGGCGGCCGGGGCGTTCGGCGAGTGGCGGGCGCTGTGA
- a CDS encoding glycosyltransferase family 4 protein, whose protein sequence is MRIAFLINNVYGIGGTNRTVINLAQGLSSRHRVEIVSVFRRQETTRFEIPPGVALTPLVDLRGGGSGADRGHPLLAEPTGEVPPQEEFHAQYSRLSDQRIREYLERTDADVVVGTRSSLNLFVARYGREDCVRVAQEHMTHLDIPVEVRAEMARAYPRLDLVTTVTEADALTFRTTTPVPGVPVLCVPNSVPEPPVRPADPASRLVVGAGRLDPVKRYDLLIRAFDRLRDEFPDWRLRIYGQGTERAALRALISDLRATERILLMGSAAPLDPEWAKGSIAAVTSERESFGMTVVEAMRCGLPVVATDCPVGPREIIRDGEDGLLVPTGDVDGITAGLRTLMADPALRARMAAAALDGSRRYDPGRIAERYAGLFREAAARRGLRPAGAGAGADAGAVPADPGAGAHPPADGQLARGTVRAMGWVRRFWTPGTVGKGGLALVAAAAGAAVRVTAATAHLDLTDPDPLLAVDLPADQADGLRLLLREVGDLRSTRLVDLPAAPVADPPPGKVRLAVRLGPELRAALYEGRWTVVLETASGVRSRVTAGLRETRRLVADRERFLADPGSLPAVDWLTPYVTKEGHLALRSWRRTRHAECTAVLVGADGRLGIEGAVVGPVALADRPRLRLRRRGATGTVLEFAGRATGRRFRFELSAEDLALARLNRWEDWDAWLLPAPAGPDPDRTAADAARTLDVDTGLRAGLDNQTALVDLDADPDGPAAPGAVAAPAPAAPAADPAAPLRLARILDDFTDAKPILEYPAASLVDGGVPGYALVLPAARIDVRPYCTGKGELSFQVVERD, encoded by the coding sequence GTGAGGATCGCCTTCCTCATCAACAACGTCTACGGGATCGGCGGCACCAACCGCACCGTGATCAACCTCGCCCAGGGGCTCTCCTCCCGGCACCGGGTGGAGATCGTCTCGGTGTTCCGCCGCCAGGAGACCACCCGGTTCGAGATCCCGCCCGGCGTCGCGCTGACCCCGCTGGTCGACCTGCGCGGCGGCGGCTCCGGCGCCGACCGCGGCCACCCGCTGCTGGCCGAGCCGACCGGGGAGGTGCCGCCGCAGGAGGAGTTCCACGCCCAGTACAGCCGGCTCTCCGACCAGCGGATCCGCGAGTACCTGGAGCGCACCGACGCGGACGTGGTGGTCGGCACCCGCTCCAGCCTGAACCTGTTCGTCGCCCGGTACGGCCGCGAGGACTGCGTCCGGGTCGCCCAGGAGCACATGACGCACCTGGACATCCCGGTCGAGGTGCGCGCCGAGATGGCCCGCGCCTACCCCCGGCTCGACCTGGTCACCACCGTCACCGAGGCCGACGCCCTGACCTTCCGGACCACCACCCCGGTCCCCGGCGTGCCCGTGCTGTGCGTGCCCAACAGCGTCCCCGAACCGCCCGTCCGGCCCGCCGACCCGGCCTCCCGGCTGGTCGTCGGGGCCGGCCGGCTCGACCCGGTCAAGCGCTACGACCTGCTGATCCGCGCCTTCGACCGGCTGCGCGACGAGTTCCCCGACTGGCGGCTGCGGATCTACGGCCAGGGCACCGAACGCGCCGCCCTGCGCGCCCTGATCAGCGACCTGCGGGCCACCGAGCGGATCCTGCTGATGGGCAGCGCCGCCCCGCTCGACCCCGAGTGGGCGAAGGGCTCGATCGCCGCGGTCACCTCCGAGCGCGAGTCCTTCGGCATGACCGTGGTCGAGGCGATGCGCTGCGGCCTGCCGGTCGTCGCCACCGACTGCCCGGTCGGCCCGCGCGAGATCATCCGGGACGGCGAGGACGGCCTGCTCGTCCCCACCGGCGACGTCGACGGCATCACGGCCGGCCTGCGCACCCTGATGGCCGACCCCGCGCTGCGCGCCCGGATGGCCGCCGCCGCCCTGGACGGCTCCCGCCGCTACGACCCCGGGCGGATCGCCGAACGCTACGCCGGGCTGTTCCGGGAGGCCGCCGCCCGCCGCGGCCTGCGCCCCGCCGGAGCCGGAGCCGGAGCCGACGCCGGTGCCGTCCCCGCCGACCCCGGCGCCGGGGCGCACCCCCCGGCCGACGGCCAGCTGGCCCGCGGCACCGTCCGGGCGATGGGCTGGGTCCGCCGCTTCTGGACCCCCGGCACCGTCGGCAAGGGCGGTCTGGCCCTGGTCGCCGCCGCGGCCGGCGCCGCCGTCCGGGTCACCGCGGCCACCGCCCACCTCGACCTCACCGACCCCGACCCGCTGCTCGCCGTCGACCTGCCCGCCGACCAGGCCGACGGCCTGCGGCTGCTGCTGCGCGAGGTCGGCGACCTGCGCAGCACCCGGCTGGTCGACCTGCCCGCCGCCCCGGTCGCGGACCCGCCGCCCGGCAAGGTCCGGCTGGCCGTCCGGCTCGGCCCCGAGCTGCGCGCCGCCCTGTACGAGGGCCGCTGGACCGTCGTCCTGGAGACCGCCTCCGGCGTCCGCTCCCGGGTCACCGCCGGCCTGCGCGAGACCCGGCGGCTGGTCGCCGACCGCGAGCGCTTCCTCGCCGACCCCGGCTCGCTGCCCGCCGTCGACTGGCTGACCCCGTACGTCACCAAGGAGGGCCACCTGGCCCTGCGCTCCTGGCGGCGGACCCGGCACGCCGAGTGCACGGCCGTGCTGGTCGGCGCCGACGGGCGGCTGGGCATCGAGGGCGCGGTGGTCGGCCCGGTGGCGCTGGCCGACCGGCCCCGGCTGCGGCTGCGCCGCCGGGGCGCGACCGGCACCGTGCTGGAGTTCGCCGGCCGCGCCACCGGCCGCCGGTTCCGGTTCGAGCTGTCCGCCGAGGACCTCGCGCTGGCCCGGCTCAACCGCTGGGAGGACTGGGACGCCTGGCTGCTGCCCGCCCCCGCCGGACCGGACCCCGACCGGACCGCCGCCGACGCCGCCCGCACCCTCGACGTCGACACCGGCCTGCGGGCCGGCCTGGACAACCAGACCGCGCTGGTCGACCTCGACGCCGACCCGGACGGCCCGGCCGCCCCTGGAGCCGTGGCCGCCCCCGCCCCCGCCGCCCCCGCCGCGGACCCGGCCGCGCCCCTGCGGCTCGCCCGGATCCTGGACGACTTCACCGACGCCAAACCGATCCTGGAGTACCCGGCGGCGTCCCTGGTCGACGGCGGCGTCCCCGGCTACGCCCTGGTGCTGCCCGCCGCCCGGATCGACGTCCGCCCGTACTGCACCGGCAAGGGCGAACTCTCCTTCCAGGTGGTCGAACGGGACTGA